From Bacteroidota bacterium, the proteins below share one genomic window:
- a CDS encoding DMT family transporter → SGKTISLSGSYFAGNLFTLVAAMMWGSYTAFSRPVTSKIDPMILIIAGLLFAFPLNLGIAIPYFEQIDWSIVTFSVWAAILYSGGLSTGIAVAIWIIVVKRVGATHTAVFGNLVPLVALIGGYLLLGESITLLQIIGGGLILGGLLIMRRDRTGDSKSNTESNTENEAD, encoded by the coding sequence AGCGGTAAAACCATCAGCCTTTCCGGCAGCTACTTCGCAGGTAACTTGTTTACGCTTGTTGCAGCGATGATGTGGGGCTCTTATACCGCATTCAGCCGGCCTGTCACCAGTAAAATTGACCCGATGATACTGATCATCGCAGGATTGCTCTTTGCGTTTCCGTTAAATTTAGGTATTGCAATCCCGTATTTCGAACAAATTGACTGGTCGATTGTAACCTTTTCCGTCTGGGCAGCGATCCTCTATTCGGGCGGCCTTTCCACAGGTATCGCGGTTGCTATCTGGATTATAGTAGTAAAACGTGTAGGTGCAACCCATACCGCCGTATTTGGCAATCTCGTCCCACTTGTTGCTTTGATTGGTGGCTACCTGCTGCTTGGAGAATCCATTACCCTCTTGCAAATAATTGGAGGCGGATTAATTCTGGGCGGCTTGTTGATTATGCGAAGAGACAGAACAGGTGACAGCAAAAGCAACACAGAAAGTAACACAGAAAACGAGGCTGATTGA
- a CDS encoding NAD(P)/FAD-dependent oxidoreductase — protein sequence MHVVILGGGLSGLTTAYLLQSHPVKISILEGRDRLGGRIWTKLLAGNTRAEAGATWFTKSHTHLAALLAELNIGDFAQHVSGTSLLASAFDGTAEQFQVPESEPASFRIKGGSSTLIQALAGAIDGIDIQLSTPVASITFGEKGCALYTSAGAMVEADLVVSTLPPRMLAHTVALSPGPPKQWFDVATNTQTWMGNAAKFYVAYKHPFWRDKGFSGMAFGHGGIIPEMYDHASDDETSFALKGFLGPQVYALSPNARRDAVLQQLSMYFGAEAKEVLEYGDILWGNDPFARVATGPELMPHQNNGHPLLRQPLYERRLIVSGAETASMYAGYMDGAVRAARHAASQVLAHL from the coding sequence ATGCATGTTGTCATTCTTGGGGGAGGGCTGTCCGGCCTTACAACTGCGTACCTCTTGCAGTCACATCCGGTAAAGATTTCAATACTTGAAGGCCGCGACCGACTCGGTGGGCGCATATGGACAAAACTGCTGGCCGGCAATACGCGGGCAGAAGCCGGCGCTACCTGGTTTACTAAATCCCATACCCATTTGGCGGCGTTATTGGCTGAGTTAAATATTGGGGATTTTGCCCAGCACGTCTCAGGTACAAGCCTCCTTGCTTCCGCGTTTGACGGAACAGCGGAGCAATTTCAAGTGCCAGAAAGCGAGCCCGCGAGTTTCCGGATAAAAGGGGGAAGCAGCACCCTGATACAGGCGTTAGCCGGTGCTATAGATGGCATCGATATACAACTTTCAACTCCAGTAGCGTCGATAACCTTTGGAGAAAAAGGGTGTGCGCTTTACACCAGCGCGGGTGCAATGGTGGAAGCCGACCTGGTTGTATCTACGTTGCCTCCCAGAATGTTGGCGCACACCGTGGCTTTGTCACCAGGTCCACCAAAACAATGGTTTGATGTTGCGACAAACACGCAAACCTGGATGGGTAATGCCGCCAAGTTTTATGTTGCATATAAACATCCGTTCTGGCGAGATAAAGGGTTTTCCGGGATGGCATTTGGCCATGGCGGTATTATCCCGGAAATGTATGATCACGCGAGCGATGATGAAACAAGTTTTGCGCTGAAAGGCTTCCTGGGCCCACAAGTATATGCGCTATCGCCAAACGCTCGCAGAGATGCAGTACTGCAGCAACTGTCAATGTACTTTGGCGCTGAAGCAAAAGAGGTGTTGGAATATGGGGATATATTGTGGGGGAATGATCCGTTTGCTCGCGTGGCAACGGGGCCTGAATTAATGCCACACCAAAACAATGGCCATCCTTTGCTCAGGCAGCCACTTTATGAGAGGCGTTTAATTGTGAGTGGCGCTGAGACTGCATCGATGTATGCCGGTTACATGGATGGCGCTGTACGCGCAGCCCGGCATGCAGCATCACAGGTGTTGGCCCATCTTTAG